CCTTTCTCCACTGAAATGCTAGAATGTGCTAATTACAGTGTAACACGCTGCATTTGCATGTAGCTAGTCAGCTAATTTTCACTGTCGTGTTTAGCTTTTGGTGGTCAGATAAAAGCATCATGTTAGGTTGATTCtcaagctagctagctttatAGCGTTAGCTAGTTATCGTGCTACTGAACGTCAGACCAAATCAATCGATTTAGAATAGAGTACTATTTTATAACGCACACACTCGACTACATTGCTGTACATGCATAAGCAAAAACAAAGGGAAGACCATCTCTAGTTAGCTAGTTAAGTCATGTTATTGAGAGCCCATTCAAATGGAATTGATTTAGCTAGCTATGTTGCCAGCTAGGAGTGCACGCACACATTGACTTTTCATAACATAATCAGAATGACGTGTTCTATGACCTTGCACATACATGGAGATTTTGATTCCTCgcatcctgtctcctctccttgttcTCAAAACATCTGAGGGAAGCGAGGAGAGCACTGGGGGAGATCTCATCCCAATGCTCTCCTGACATTCCTCTCTTGCCTTTAAGGTTTTGACaaggaaaaaaggaaaagacactTGAGATACAGCCCTCATTATCGTAACCTACAATGTCTTAAtgccctcttctttctctccatcttcctcctcgCAGGATGACCAACGCGTGCCACAGGAAGTGCGTGCCCCCCCACTACAAGGAGGCGGAACTGTCTAAAGGGGAGGCGGTTTGTCTGGACCGCTGTGTGGCCAAGTACCTGGATCTACACGAGAGGCTGGGTCGCAAGCTCACCGAGCTCTCCGTTCAGGACGAGGAGATGATGAGGAAGAACGCTATTggacaataatatatatatatttttagggagggatgggggtgggTTAGTGCTAGGGTTACCATGCTTTCTGTGcaagggggggtagagagggagagcaatAGGGTGGGATGGAGCGATGGGGTGGGTTTAAAAAAACATGGCAATTATGGAGTTGCTGTCCAGAGTGGGTAGGGTGGGTTTGAAGAGCAAGGTGCTTGTAAGGAAGGTTTGTTTGTGATTACGTTGTGGAGGGGACATTGGGATGGATGAAGCCTGTTTTGTGTGATCAGTGGTTGTACTTGTGGTTTGAGCCAAgctcatttctttttttttaccacagCAAAGACACTAATATGCATAGTTAACTATTTTATGTTCAGCCAATCAGTACTCTTTCTGCATCGTGTGTAACTAGGGAAACTGGTTGCTGCTTGGCCCTTTTTAGTTATGTGGGTGTGTCAAAAGTGATGAATTGAGAAATGCCCCAATAATGTTTAATAAAACGCTTTCAGTGTTCCATAGTGCAGTATTCTTCAAGCCATTCCTTAGGAGGACACTGGGAGGTGCTCCTTTTTGCTCTAGCCCTGGACTAATACACCTGGACTAATACACCTGTCTCAACTGCTGAAGGGCACCCGTTGGGCTCATATTCctagtgtctcagagtaggagtgctgatctaggctTTATGAGTACGGGCCCTTGTCCTGGAGGAATAGATGGAGACACTGCTGTAGTCAATACCAGGACCATGCCTATATGAGTCTTTTCTTTACATTTTGATCCACCTCAGTTTGTTCATTTGCTTTGTATTTTCTTCATGTTGAAAGTGTACAAATGTTGTACAAAGTTTTCTTTTGTGACATTTTAGAGACCTTTTTTTGTTTGTCGTTTTAAATCTGAATAAATATTGTTATAGTATATTTTTTAGTTATGCATTCTACACTGTATTTTCTTCACAGTAATACAATAACACTGTACTTATActtatgttccaaatggcaccctttttcctatgtagtgcactatttttgaccagaacaCTATGGTCCTTGGTcaggagtagtgcactatatagggtgccatttgggatgtataaGCCTTATTCAATGTTAAACATTGCAGGAAAATAAGGTGTTCAATCTCAAACATGTTTTACTTAGTAGACTTGTATGACTTTTCTCTCAGTTTCTTCAAACCACCCTCCCATTGCAAATAAAATCAACTGTCAATTTCAAGGGTCATATTGACTTTACAACACACATGCGCAGTCAATGCACTGCACGTTGCTTTTTCGAGATGGAACCTACATTTCGTAGGACGATGTATACATGCGTATCCCGtacatacaactaatacaacttaaAACGAAATATACTCTAGCTTTTAAGACAATCTAATACAACGTAAAACTAAAAATGCTCTGTAGCTTTAAGACAAACATTATGGAAAGGGTTAAAAAGAGGAAGTGAGCACACAGCGGAGTTTCGTTTCCCTAATGAAAGTTTTAATTTGGGATCTGAGCTTTAGCACTAGAAAGGAGAAGCGCAAGTACAGTAGTACGCGACAGGGTACCAAGAAAGAATACGCAGTTTTATTCGTGCACATGACAATACAAAAGCCCTGAAGTGCGACAGAACGACGCCGATCCTGACATAATAATGGTGAGTGTATTGCATGTATTGAATCGCACTCTCGTATTTTATACGACATTGATTTAAAGGTTTGTTTtcataaatatgtatatattcaaGTTAGCAGTATTGTCCGCCATTGTAGATGGTCACTATTTAAAATGGTGTTCTTCTTGGTCACACTGTTTTAGAAGTTAAAAACGTTTTAATGCAATCTAATTATCAACGTAGATGTGTTCTTTGATAATGGAATAATAGTTGTATTTCTTATTTCTTTGACCTTTGAATGATTGATCATGAAGCAGCAAGCTACTGTGCTCAACTCAACCAAATTCCCTCATGGTTAAAACGTCATTTTTACACGTTTATTACATCGTACTTCATTAGTAGTCTATTTTCATTGAAGTGTCAAAAGAATTTCAATCTTCATGTGCTTACTGCTGTTCTCTGTATCGTCCGACAGATGGCGGAGGCCGACGCGGAAGAGAACGTGTACCGTGAGGCTGTGGCGGAGTCGCCTGTTGCGCCCCCTAATGGCGACATTAACATTGACGACCTGTTACCCGACGGTCCTCAGGG
This genomic interval from Salvelinus alpinus chromosome 6, SLU_Salpinus.1, whole genome shotgun sequence contains the following:
- the timm10 gene encoding mitochondrial import inner membrane translocase subunit Tim10, with amino-acid sequence MDPEKAQQLAAELEVEMMADMYNRMTNACHRKCVPPHYKEAELSKGEAVCLDRCVAKYLDLHERLGRKLTELSVQDEEMMRKNAIGQ